The sequence GATGGCTGACGAATGTCCGATCCTGGAATGGTGAGCACTTGCTTGGAATTGCCATCTACCGAAACTGCAGCCAGGACGCGCTTGCCATTGACCTTGGTGGAGTAAAGGAGATAGCGGCCATTGGCGGCGAAAGAAGGAGATTCATCGCTCGTGCCATCAGTGAGGGCTTGACTATCCCCGGTAGCTAAATTGACGATATAGAGTCGATAGGCGCCACCGATATTAGCGATGTAAGCTAGATATTTTCCATCGGGGGAGATGCGAGGTGAGGTTACAAAACCCTGTTTGTAACTGATGCGTTTGACACCCTCAACCTGTTCCCCTTCCGCGCTCATGCGATAGATCTGGGGACTACCACCACGATCACTTGTGAAATAAATATAACGGCCATCTGGTGAATACTGGGGTTCAGTATCAATTGTGTAACCGCGACTGAGGCGATGCAGGCCACTACCATCACTATTAATGCCGTAGATCTGCGTGTTGCCATCTTTAGAAAGTGAGATCGCTAATTGCTTCCCATCGGGAGTCCAAGCTGGCGCGCTGTTATTACCCTTTTGATTGGAGAGCATCACCCGTTTGCCAGTAGCCAACTCGTGCACATAAATCACGGGCTTACGATCTTCAAAAGAAACATAGGCTACTTTCTTACCATCAGGTGACCATGACGGTGAAATGATTGGGTCTGCACTATTGAGCGCATTACGAATATTTTGACCATCGGCATCGGAAATGACTAAGCGATAGCGCTTACCATCTTTGATCACATACGACAAGCGAGTTGAAAAGACACCACGCTCACCAAGTAGTTTATACACAATGTCGTCGGCAATCTTATGAGCAGCAGCACGTAAATTATCGGCACTTGAATTGATATCCAATCCACCCAGAGCCTGACTCTTACGAATATCAAAGAGTTTGTAATGAATCTCAAACTGAGAAGGACCGGTTTGCTCAACTGACCCGACTACTAAAGCATCGGCTCCACGTGCCGCCCAAGATTTATAGTTTGGCGTCCCGTTGGGGTTCTCGGTAGCATTACCGTTCTCAGTATTTTTAAAGTAACCACTGCGTAGTAAATCTTGGCGAATGATTTCAGTAACACTGGTGGGTAATTTATTTTCATCCTGAAAGCGCATGACAGCAATCGGATACAAAGATTGGCCGACACCGGTAATCTCGATATTCATTTGAGCAATTGCACTTGCAGAGATTCCCAA comes from Polynucleobacter paneuropaeus and encodes:
- the tolB gene encoding Tol-Pal system beta propeller repeat protein TolB, giving the protein MLQFVKKWIAYSTIAICGLGISASAIAQMNIEITGVGQSLYPIAVMRFQDENKLPTSVTEIIRQDLLRSGYFKNTENGNATENPNGTPNYKSWAARGADALVVGSVEQTGPSQFEIHYKLFDIRKSQALGGLDINSSADNLRAAAHKIADDIVYKLLGERGVFSTRLSYVIKDGKRYRLVISDADGQNIRNALNSADPIISPSWSPDGKKVAYVSFEDRKPVIYVHELATGKRVMLSNQKGNNSAPAWTPDGKQLAISLSKDGNTQIYGINSDGSGLHRLSRGYTIDTEPQYSPDGRYIYFTSDRGGSPQIYRMSAEGEQVEGVKRISYKQGFVTSPRISPDGKYLAYIANIGGAYRLYIVNLATGDSQALTDGTSDESPSFAANGRYLLYSTKVNGKRVLAAVSVDGNSKQVLTIPGSDIRQPSWGPFMD